TCCATACTGGCTATCGGCACTTGGGCTAATAACGGTGCTTTGAGCGCATTGGCCACTTCTTCACCGCCGCCACGTCCAAACAGATAGGTCTTTTCACCACACCCTGGGCACTGGAAATATGCCATGTTTTCAACCACACCGACAATTTCATGGTTTGTCCGAAGTCCCATCACGCCTGCTCTTACAGCAACGTCTGCTGCGTTAGCCTGCGGGGTTGTCACGATGAGTTCCTTGCTCTTTGGCAGGAGTTGATGTACGTCCATAGCGATATCGCCGGTGCCTGGCGGAAGGTCGAGGAGTACAACGTCGACATCTCCCCAGTGAACTTCTGCGAAGAAATTGCGGAGCATTTTGCCGAGCATCGGACCACGCCAGACAACGGGATTGTTGTTTGGTACGAAAAAGTGCATTGAGATGAGTTTTACATTGTCCACTTCAATCGGAATGATGAGTTCATCAATGACAGTTGGGCGAGCATCTTTGACGCCGAAGATGGCAGGGATGCTAAAGCCATAGATGTCGGCATCAATCACGCCTACACGGAGCCCTTCGTTCGCAAGTGCCTTGGCCAGATTTGCGGTGACGGTGGACTTGCCGACCCCGCCCTTACCTGAAGCAATGGCAAGAAATTCGACACCTGCGTCCGGTTGAAGAATGGCCGGTGTGCTCTGCGATTCGGACTTTCCGCGCAGCTTGCCGGCAAACTTCGCGCGCTCTTCATCACTCATGGTGCCAATTTCCACATATGCCTTCTCGATGCCTGGAAGCTCGAGTAACTTGTCCGATACAGACTTCTCAATGACGGTTCTCAGGGGACATCCACTGATGGTCAACAAGACCTTTACAGAGACGCTGGACCCTTCAATAGTAATGTCCTTTACCATCTCGAGTTCAACGATACTTTTATGAACTTCCGGGTCCTCGACATCCCAGAGTGCCTCCAGGACCTGTTCCTTTGTGACCACGGTCGTCGCCTCCTTAGCTAAATTCATGCTTTTCCCACAGCACTCTCAGTGTACAACAAAGGCTATAGGTTGCCAATGAAAGACAGTATCCACGGGCCGTCCATATGGCGGAGTTGTGAAAGCAGGCGAATAGGTCGCAGTTTGTGGTGGAGGCGATGAACTTGCCCCTTGGCGGGGTGACGTCCCATCGGCGCTGACGGTCGTGTAGTGAACGCTGCCCTTTGCGTCCCACGTTACCGTGAATGTGGCTGGAGAGGTAGACGAAGATACAAACCACATACTCGCGTGGCGGGATAAGTTGTACGGTGGAGATGCGAGGGGAGTTTTGGTCGTATAGTTCGCAGGTAAAGTCTGTCCCACATAAAGAATGGGCAGTTGGTCTTCCGCCCAGTTGTACACGTTAACGTGGTCGAGCGAGTATCCGTGATTATACAATGCGTACACAGGCTTGCCATGCCATGTCCAACTCGATCTTGTAACGGACACATCTGCGGTCGAACGCGTGACTGCATGCGCAAGCGTGGCCCCTGTGGTGCTCATCTTGGCGGATCCCATCCAGATGAGATAGGCAATAACCAAGAACAGCCATATGAGGAGCCACGGCCACAACCGGCCGGGTCTTTGTGAACGCGGCCGGAATTTGCGCATACATTATCCCTCCTAGGAAGTGAGAGCAGACAAGTCCGACTGAGGTACCAAGTCCGCAGGCCGTTGTGACGAGAAGTATTCGTGGAGCGAGAGGTACATGGCCAAGGCAATCTTTTGCTGGTACGCCGGTGAAACCAAGTGGGCACTTTCTTTCGGGCTCGAGAGGAAGCCAATTTCCGCAATCACAGCGGGGCCGGGGATGCGCTTCAACAAATACAAAGTTGAGCTATCCGCTGCTTCCCTATCAGTCGGTAAAAGCAACTCGTCGAACCTTCTCTGCATCATCTTGGCAAGCCGTTCCCCATCCATGTTGTCATGTTGGTATAACACTTGCGCCCCCATCCATCGTTCACTTGGCACTGCGTTGCAATGGACGCTCACAAACGCATCGCAATGACGAGCTTTCGCGATAATGACCCGATTTCTTAAGTCCGTGGACTGGCGCCGCCCAGCCTTGGTGTCACGCTCACTCGCCAAGTCTGCATCGGTGGTCCTCGTTAAAATCACATTCGCACCGGCTTCTCTCAGCAGTTCAACCAATTTTAGCGATACGGGAAGCGTAATGTCTTTTTCCATGAGCCCAGAACTGCTCCTTGCACCGGAATCCGGGGACCCATGACCGGGATCGATAACAATGGTCTTGCCAACGAATCCAGGCTCACCTCCTCCTGTACCCGTCTGTGCACTTGCCTGTCCCGGACGTCCGCTAACCAGCAAGACAAATGCACACAAAACGCTCAGCGTAATCGTGATGACTTGCCAAATGGTGCCTCCTGCTTGTCGCGATTGCGTTCGCCTTCTCATTGACATCCTATGCACGTCACACTTCCTCCATTCTTTGTGTACATGCTACAGGACAGTTTGCGCGAACTCCTCGACTCCATTCATCCAAACCTTCCGCTAATCGCGCATTCAGCGACGCTCAGCCGCATTTACGCGCATTCAGCCCCACTCAGCCAGTCCATTCGCTCCCCTTATTGTGTTGGGAGAAAGCGCGTGCGAGAGTCCGCCCATCGGCGGGACGGACGATAGCAAACAGACAGCAGACAAAAAAAGAACGCCCCACAGGAGCGTTCGCACTCGAATCAATTTATGGCAACGCTCCGGAATCAATGTTCCGGAAGTCGCCAACAGACACACAAATGCATGAGACAAATTACCGCTTCGAAAACTGCGGTGCACGGCGAGCAGCTTTCAAGCCGTACTTCTTACGTTCCTTCATACGTGCATCCCGCGTCAGAAACCCAGCCTTTTTCAAAGGCGAACGAAGTGCAGGGTCGACCTTTAACAGCGCACGTGCGACGCCATGACGGATTGCACCCGCCTGTCCAGAAATACCGCCGCCATAGACATTCACATGAACGTCGTAGCGCTCCGAGGTTTCTGTCAAGAGCAGAGGTTGCTTCACAATGAGACGCAAGGTCTCCAAACCAAAGTAATCGTTCAATTCACGATGATTAATCGTGATTTTGCCGTCGCCCGGAAGCAAGCGCACACGAGCAACGGAATGCTTTCTACGGCCAGTGCCTAGATATTGTACTTGTGCCAAGGCAAAGTACCTCCTCCGTTAGTTGCTCGCTAATTCCCAAGGAATCGGCTGCTGTGCTTGATGTGGATGTTCAGTGCCGGCGTACACCTTCAACTTCGTCAGTTGTTGGCGCCCCAGCGAATTATGCGGAAGCATACCCTTGACGGCCTGAAAGATGATCCGCTCAGGATGCGTATTGAGCACATCGATAGCACGAGTTTCCTTAAGCCCACCCGGGTAACCGGAGTGGCGGCGATACAATTTCTTTTGAAACTTGTTTCCAGTAAATACAACCTTGTCCGCGTTAACAACAACTACAAAGTCACCGGTGTCAACGTGCGGTGTAAACTCTGGCTTATGCTTGCCGCGAAGAATGGAAGCAATCACAGTTGCCGCACGTCCCACGCGCTGACCGGCAACGTCGATAACATACCACTTGCGTTCCACGGCGTTAGGTTTCGCCATGTACGTCGTCCGCATGGGAGTCCCTCCTGAATCATTACATGTTTTCATCACTGTTGTAACGGGGCAGCGGTGAAAAACACTAATCCTTATGCTATAACACTTAGCCCCGCATATCAAGTTCTATTTCAGAAACCCGTAATCGACCTGCCACAGACATAAACCTCTTGCTGGCGCGGTACGGCCCGCAACTGTCCGGTTCTTGGCTAGTAATATCTCCGTTATCCCGCGCTGCAAACGTCCTTCTCCCAAGTCAACCAGGGTACCAACAATAATCCTTACCATGTATTGCAAAAAACCATTCCCCGAACATGTAATATCCAGATATGTGCCGCGTTCTTCCAACTGCACAGCCGATATCGTGCGAACCTTGTCCTCGACATGTGTGGCGCTTGCACAGAAGCTCGTAAAATCGTGCTCACCGAGTAGTTCAGCAGCAGCTTCTTGCATCACTTGCACATTCATCGGCGTCGGTTCATGCCAGCTATACCGGTGCGAAAACACGTCGGGTATTGCTGCACGTTGAATGGTATAGCGGTAAGTCTTCGTCACGACGGAAAACCGTGCGTGAAAGCTCCCTGGAACTTCTTCGGCTGAGATGGGGACAATGTCCGGTGGCAGGCTCCTGCGCAACAGGTACACGTACTTCTCCGCGGCTGGACCAGCCTCCCGTTCGAAATGAACGACCTGTGCACGAGCGTGAACCCCGGCATCCGTTCTTCCGGAACCGAAAACTTCCACGGGCTGGTTGTGTATCCGTGCCAGATGCTCCTCGAGCACGCCCTGTATCGTGCGTAAACCCGGTTGCCTGGCAAACCCGTGGAAGTCTGTTCCGTCATACCCGATGACGAGTTTGATTTTTGGCAAAGCCATCACCACACAAGAACTGCCCTATGCCTGAACACACCGCCTGCACACACCATGCTGTACGTTAAACGTGGCGCCAAAACTGGCGTGCGCGGCATGCGAAAGGCGAAGAACTTGGGTCTTAAGCCTTAGACAAGTTCAATCAAAACCATGGGAGCTGCATCTCCGCGACGAGGACCCACCTTAATCAAACGGGTGTAGCCTCCGTGGCGTTCCGCAAACCGCGGTGCGATGTCAGCAAACAGCTTTTGAATGACGTCCTGCGTTGCTTCTTCCCCAACTGGTTCTGGGCGCACGTACGCAGCCACTTGACGACGAGCGTGCAAGTCACCGCGCTTAGCCAAAGTAATCATCTTATCGGCGATTTTGCGCAGTTCCTTCGCCTTTGCTTCTGTAGTCTGAATACGCTCATACAAGAACAGGTCCGTTACCAAGTCACGAAACACTGCCTTGCGTTGACTCGATGTCCGTCCGAGTTTACGGTATGGCACTTTATTCCCCTCCTGTGCAACTAAGACGACCGTGGAAGCCGGAAGTTACTCGTCCTCTCGCAGCGAAAGACCCAGGGCTCCGAGTTTCTCGACAACTTCCTCTAACGACTTTCGTCCCAGATTGCGCACTTTCATCATCTCTTCTTCGGTACGTGAACACAGTTCGCCAACGGTGTTGATGCCCGCTCGTTTCAAGCAATTGTAGGAGCGAACCGACAAGTCGAGTTCCTCAATCGGCATTTCCAAGGTCTTGTCAGAAGACGTATCTTCCTTCTCAACCATGATGTCAGCATCTTTGCCCTGCTCGTTCAAGCCGACAAACAAGAGGAGGTGCTCAGTCAGGATTTTCGCTCCCAGACTGACAGCTTCCTCCGGTGTTACACTGCCATCGGTCCAAACTTCCAGAGTAAGTTTGTCATAGTCCGTGACCTGACCGACACGCGTGTTTTCTACTTGGAAATTCACGCGGGTAACCGGAGAGTACAGGGAATCGATGGGAATAACCCCAATCTCCTGCTCTCCAGCCTTATTGCGATCCGCTGAAACGTACCCACGCCCACGTCCGGAGACGAGTTCGGCGTATAAATGGGCACCATCACTGAGCGTTGCAATATGCAAATCCGGATTCATGATGTCTACGTCAGAGTCGGCCCGGATATCTGCAGCTGTCACGGGGCCGGCACCCTCGGCGTCGATGACCAGAGTCTTCTCCTCATCTGAATGGATCCTCAGCGCCAAGCGCTTAATATTCAAGACCAGTTCAGTGGTGTCTTCGACGACACCGGGAATCGTTGAAAACTCGTGCAACACACCTTCAATTTTCACCGTGCGAACAGCTGCGCCAGGGATTGAGGACAGGAGAATTCGCCGCAGCGAGTTTCCCAATGTCGTACCGTATCCACGTTCCAGCGGTTCGACTACGAATTTCCCATACCGCTCTGACGATTCAACGACCTCAATTTTCGGCTTCTCAATTTCGATCATCCGTACCCCTCCTCGCTACAGGACCTCTCGCCAACAAAGTATCAGCCGGGCTCTGCCGCTTGCTGCTTCGGTTAGCGCGAGTAATGCTCAACAATCATCTGTTCTGCCACCGGAGTATCAATCTCGTCCCGCGCTGGAAGACGAACAATTTTTCCGGATTTGCTGGACAAATCGAGTTCGAGCCACGGACCAATCGTCTTTTGCTCAGCATTCTCGAGTAGTACCTTCATGCGTTCAATCTGCTGGCTCTTTTCACGGACGTTGATGACGTCTCCTGGCTTGGTCATGTAGGACGGGATATCAACCCGGCGTCCATTGACCATGAAGTGTCCATGACGCACCAATTGACGGGCTTCCGGCCGTGATGCAGCAAACCCGAGTCGATACACGACGTTGTCGAGGCGACTCTCGAGCAGCTGCAACAGGTTTTCGCCCGTTACGCCTTGGCGACGGGTAGCTTCGTCATAATAGGCTTCAAACTGCTTCTCCAACACTCCGTAATACCGGCGAGCCTTTTGCTTCTCTCGCAACTGCTGTCCATACTCAGAGTTACGACGACGCCCTTGGCCATGTTGACCAGGCGGAAATGGACGCTTATCTACGGAACACTTCTCACTGTAGCACCGGTCGCCCTTCAGGTAGAGCTTAATCCCTTCCCGACGGCAAAGGCGGCACACAGAATCGGTATATCTTGCCATTCTAGTGTTGACACCTCCATAAAGATCTATACTTCCGACGAATATAACCTCCACACTTCGCAGAGACTACATCGTTTGAGCGAATACAGACACCCATATCCATTCCGGCTCGAGGCCGACGGCGGATACTATCCGTAGCTGTCGTCAGACGCGGCGGCGCTTTGGAGGGCGGCAACCGTTGTGGGGAATTGGCGTCAAGTCACGAATACCACTGACTTCGAGTCCAGCGGCTTGCAGCGACCGGATAGCCGCCTCACGACCAGCACCTGGACCCTTGACAGTCACCTCGAGCGACTTCATGCCATGTTCCATTGCTGTACGAGCAGCAGCTTCGGCAGCCATTTGGGCTGCGAACGGCGTGCTCTTACGGGAGCCCTTAAAGCCTACGTTACCTGCGGACGACCACGAAATGACGTTACCAGCCACGTCCGTGATTGAGACGATGGTATTGTTAAACGTCGAACGGATATGTGCAACGCCAGTTTCCACGTTCTTTCGATCGCGTCGGCGTGTACGAGTGACGTTCGCCCCTTTACGCTGGGTTCTCGCCATGCGTTAAACTCCTCCTTCATAACCCTGTATCATCCGGTACATCGTACCAAATTACTTCTTCTTGCCAGCCACTGTTCGGCGTGGGCCTTTGCGTGTACGAGCGTTGGTCTTGGTGCGTTGACCGCGGACAGGCAAACCACGACGATGACGCATGCCGCGATAGCTGCCGATTTCCATCAAGCGCTTAATGTTCAGCGCAATCTCGCGACGCAGGTCACCTTCAACCTTGTGGGACTTATCAATATACTCGCGGAGACGAATCACTTCGTCTTCCGTCAAATCACGGATACGCGTATCTGGATTGATACCTGTTGCCTGAAGAATCTTGTTGGCCGTTGTACGCCCAATCCCAAAAATATAGGTCAGGCCGATTTCAACTCGCTTGTCGCGAGGCAAGTCAACACCTGCAATACGAGCCATGTTGGG
The Alicyclobacillus curvatus genome window above contains:
- the rplQ gene encoding 50S ribosomal protein L17, whose amino-acid sequence is MPYRKLGRTSSQRKAVFRDLVTDLFLYERIQTTEAKAKELRKIADKMITLAKRGDLHARRQVAAYVRPEPVGEEATQDVIQKLFADIAPRFAERHGGYTRLIKVGPRRGDAAPMVLIELV
- a CDS encoding DNA-directed RNA polymerase subunit alpha; translated protein: MIEIEKPKIEVVESSERYGKFVVEPLERGYGTTLGNSLRRILLSSIPGAAVRTVKIEGVLHEFSTIPGVVEDTTELVLNIKRLALRIHSDEEKTLVIDAEGAGPVTAADIRADSDVDIMNPDLHIATLSDGAHLYAELVSGRGRGYVSADRNKAGEQEIGVIPIDSLYSPVTRVNFQVENTRVGQVTDYDKLTLEVWTDGSVTPEEAVSLGAKILTEHLLLFVGLNEQGKDADIMVEKEDTSSDKTLEMPIEELDLSVRSYNCLKRAGINTVGELCSRTEEEMMKVRNLGRKSLEEVVEKLGALGLSLREDE
- the rpsK gene encoding 30S ribosomal protein S11 — its product is MARTQRKGANVTRTRRRDRKNVETGVAHIRSTFNNTIVSITDVAGNVISWSSAGNVGFKGSRKSTPFAAQMAAEAAARTAMEHGMKSLEVTVKGPGAGREAAIRSLQAAGLEVSGIRDLTPIPHNGCRPPKRRRV
- a CDS encoding Mrp/NBP35 family ATP-binding protein, translating into MNLAKEATTVVTKEQVLEALWDVEDPEVHKSIVELEMVKDITIEGSSVSVKVLLTISGCPLRTVIEKSVSDKLLELPGIEKAYVEIGTMSDEERAKFAGKLRGKSESQSTPAILQPDAGVEFLAIASGKGGVGKSTVTANLAKALANEGLRVGVIDADIYGFSIPAIFGVKDARPTVIDELIIPIEVDNVKLISMHFFVPNNNPVVWRGPMLGKMLRNFFAEVHWGDVDVVLLDLPPGTGDIAMDVHQLLPKSKELIVTTPQANAADVAVRAGVMGLRTNHEIVGVVENMAYFQCPGCGEKTYLFGRGGGEEVANALKAPLLAQVPIASMDSLARGIFEVDSPQGQAFKDLAKTIIPALGLAVRV
- the rpsM gene encoding 30S ribosomal protein S13, which codes for MARIAGVDLPRDKRVEIGLTYIFGIGRTTANKILQATGINPDTRIRDLTEDEVIRLREYIDKSHKVEGDLRREIALNIKRLMEIGSYRGMRHRRGLPVRGQRTKTNARTRKGPRRTVAGKKK
- a CDS encoding N-acetylmuramoyl-L-alanine amidase encodes the protein MRRRTQSRQAGGTIWQVITITLSVLCAFVLLVSGRPGQASAQTGTGGGEPGFVGKTIVIDPGHGSPDSGARSSSGLMEKDITLPVSLKLVELLREAGANVILTRTTDADLASERDTKAGRRQSTDLRNRVIIAKARHCDAFVSVHCNAVPSERWMGAQVLYQHDNMDGERLAKMMQRRFDELLLPTDREAADSSTLYLLKRIPGPAVIAEIGFLSSPKESAHLVSPAYQQKIALAMYLSLHEYFSSQRPADLVPQSDLSALTS
- the rplM gene encoding 50S ribosomal protein L13 — protein: MRTTYMAKPNAVERKWYVIDVAGQRVGRAATVIASILRGKHKPEFTPHVDTGDFVVVVNADKVVFTGNKFQKKLYRRHSGYPGGLKETRAIDVLNTHPERIIFQAVKGMLPHNSLGRQQLTKLKVYAGTEHPHQAQQPIPWELASN
- the rpsD gene encoding 30S ribosomal protein S4, which codes for MARYTDSVCRLCRREGIKLYLKGDRCYSEKCSVDKRPFPPGQHGQGRRRNSEYGQQLREKQKARRYYGVLEKQFEAYYDEATRRQGVTGENLLQLLESRLDNVVYRLGFAASRPEARQLVRHGHFMVNGRRVDIPSYMTKPGDVINVREKSQQIERMKVLLENAEQKTIGPWLELDLSSKSGKIVRLPARDEIDTPVAEQMIVEHYSR
- the rpsI gene encoding 30S ribosomal protein S9; this encodes MAQVQYLGTGRRKHSVARVRLLPGDGKITINHRELNDYFGLETLRLIVKQPLLLTETSERYDVHVNVYGGGISGQAGAIRHGVARALLKVDPALRSPLKKAGFLTRDARMKERKKYGLKAARRAPQFSKR
- the truA gene encoding tRNA pseudouridine(38-40) synthase TruA; this encodes MPKIKLVIGYDGTDFHGFARQPGLRTIQGVLEEHLARIHNQPVEVFGSGRTDAGVHARAQVVHFEREAGPAAEKYVYLLRRSLPPDIVPISAEEVPGSFHARFSVVTKTYRYTIQRAAIPDVFSHRYSWHEPTPMNVQVMQEAAAELLGEHDFTSFCASATHVEDKVRTISAVQLEERGTYLDITCSGNGFLQYMVRIIVGTLVDLGEGRLQRGITEILLAKNRTVAGRTAPARGLCLWQVDYGFLK